In Cryptosporangium minutisporangium, the genomic window GGCGCGGATCGCGTCCGACACCGGTGTGGAGTGGAGCGAGGTCGACGTCGACGCCGATCCCGAGCTGGCCTACGAATACGGCGATCGGGTGCCGGTCGTCCTGCTCGACAACGAAGAGCACGGCTTCTGGCGGGTCGAGGAGGCCCGGCTCCGCCGCGATCTCGAGCGCTGAATCGAGGCGACCTCGCCGGTGACCGGCTGAGTGGGACGATCGGTCGAGCGTCGAACTAGCGTTCTGTGATCTTCTCGACACTCGCGGTGCTTGTGGCGCTCGTCACCGAGCCTCTGGCCTGCGGCGTCGACTTTGTGCAGGCGTTCACAAGCGGCTACGGTGAGGACAAGCGCTGTTCCCGTGCCGGGTGCAGGTACAGCGGTCGGGGTACGCCACACGTCCCTGGCCGTAGACCTTCGGAACCACCTCCCGGCGTGCCGATCACGCGTACCACAGTCGGCGTCCGCACCGTCGAGGAGACCGATGTCCGGAGATCGTCCGCG contains:
- a CDS encoding glutaredoxin family protein: MAATDHTVTLLTRVGCHLCDDAKGVLARIASDTGVEWSEVDVDADPELAYEYGDRVPVVLLDNEEHGFWRVEEARLRRDLER